A region of Necator americanus strain Aroian chromosome I, whole genome shotgun sequence DNA encodes the following proteins:
- a CDS encoding hypothetical protein (NECATOR_CHRI.G2894.T2), which yields MRAWTRLRSDLVTRKKLLTTKPREISISRRVLASLPTAQQLQVIEMPTAVTFPLPVVEEHRRTVPEQNFDVIFNRPHIMMRDRESVERKLRTMIGDGKQKLMIISDFDYTLSRFEDPGGGRCWTTHGVFDNCTKQYDPELANKFEHLKEKYFPIEFDPKLSLEQKIPYMEEWWKASHGHIVSAKFDKSTIESFVRNSKIVLRDQAEAMMQRLDQLGIPLVVFSAGIGNIIEIFLQQKLGHMPPNVHIISNMMNFNENGIVVSFSQPLIHTFCKNSSVIRKEAEFFHEFRGRNNVILLGDSMGDIHMDVGVEKNGATLKIGFLNSDVDNLLEHYLDVYDVVLVRDQSMQIPDAIVQMIAGDYLKCS from the exons ATGCGTGCATGGACTCGTCTGCGATCAGATCTTGTTAcccgaaaaaaattgctcaccACAAAACCTCGTGAGATTAGCATATCCCGTAGAG TGCTTGCTTCACTGCCAACCGCCCAACAGCTACAAGTGATAGAAATGCCAACAGCAGTTACATTCCCGCTTCCGGTAGTCGAGGAGCACAGGAG AACTGTACCTGAGCAAAATTTCGATGTGATTTTCAATCGTCCTCATATAATGATGCGTGATCGCGAATCGGTCGAACGGAAGCTGAGGACCATGATCGGTGACGGCAAGCAGAAACTTATG ATCATCTCCGACTTTGATTACACCTTGTCGAGATTTGAAGACCCTGGCGGAGGACGATGTTGGACGACTCATGGCGTATTCGATAACTGTACGAAACAGTACGATCCAGAATTAGCTAACAAG TTCGAACACCTCAAGGAAAAGTATTTTCCCATAGAGTTTGATCCGAAACTTTCTCTAGAACAAAAGATTCCATATATGGAGGAATG gtggaaagcTTCTCATGGTCATATTGTTTCGGCAAAATTCGATAAATCTACCATCGAAAGCTTTGTGCGCAACTCAAAAATTGTGCTCAG AGATCAAGCTGAAGCGATGATGCAAAGGCTGGACCAACTCGGTATACCGCTAGTAGTTTTCTCAGCTGGTATTGGCAATATCATTGAGATATTCTTGCAACAAAAACTCGGCCATATGCCTCCAAACGTCCACATCATTTCCAACATGATGAACTTCAATGAGAAC GGCATTGTGGTCTCCTTTTCGCAGCCCCTTATCCAcacattttgtaaaaattcgtCCGTAATCCGGAAGGAAGCGGaatttttccacgaatttAGAGGAAG aaataacgTTATCTTACTCGGCGACAGCATGGGTGATATACACATGGATGTGggtgtggaaaaaaatggagcaaCGCTAAAGATAGGTTTTCTCAATTCAGAT GTAGATAACCTATTAGAGCACTATTTGGACGTGTACGATGTAGTTTTGGTACGGGACCAATCAATGCAAATTCCCGACGCCATCGTACAAATGATCGCGGGTGACTACCTGAAATGCTCCTAG
- a CDS encoding hypothetical protein (NECATOR_CHRI.G2894.T5) — protein sequence MDSKKMLASLPTAQQLQVIEMPTAVTFPLPVVEEHRRTVPEQNFDVIFNRPHIMMRDRESVERKLRTMIGDGKQKLMIISDFDYTLSRFEDPGGGRCWTTHGVFDNCTKQYDPELANKFEHLKEKYFPIEFDPKLSLEQKIPYMEEWWKASHGHIVSAKFDKSTIESFVRNSKIVLRDQAEAMMQRLDQLGIPLVVFSAGIGNIIEIFLQQKLGHMPPNVHIISNMMNFNENGIVVSFSQPLIHTFCKNSSVIRKEAEFFHEFRGRNNVILLGDSMGDIHMDVGVEKNGATLKIGFLNSDVDNLLEHYLDVYDVVLVRDQSMQIPDAIVQMIAGDYLKCS from the exons ATGGATTCCAAGAAGA TGCTTGCTTCACTGCCAACCGCCCAACAGCTACAAGTGATAGAAATGCCAACAGCAGTTACATTCCCGCTTCCGGTAGTCGAGGAGCACAGGAG AACTGTACCTGAGCAAAATTTCGATGTGATTTTCAATCGTCCTCATATAATGATGCGTGATCGCGAATCGGTCGAACGGAAGCTGAGGACCATGATCGGTGACGGCAAGCAGAAACTTATG ATCATCTCCGACTTTGATTACACCTTGTCGAGATTTGAAGACCCTGGCGGAGGACGATGTTGGACGACTCATGGCGTATTCGATAACTGTACGAAACAGTACGATCCAGAATTAGCTAACAAG TTCGAACACCTCAAGGAAAAGTATTTTCCCATAGAGTTTGATCCGAAACTTTCTCTAGAACAAAAGATTCCATATATGGAGGAATG gtggaaagcTTCTCATGGTCATATTGTTTCGGCAAAATTCGATAAATCTACCATCGAAAGCTTTGTGCGCAACTCAAAAATTGTGCTCAG AGATCAAGCTGAAGCGATGATGCAAAGGCTGGACCAACTCGGTATACCGCTAGTAGTTTTCTCAGCTGGTATTGGCAATATCATTGAGATATTCTTGCAACAAAAACTCGGCCATATGCCTCCAAACGTCCACATCATTTCCAACATGATGAACTTCAATGAGAAC GGCATTGTGGTCTCCTTTTCGCAGCCCCTTATCCAcacattttgtaaaaattcgtCCGTAATCCGGAAGGAAGCGGaatttttccacgaatttAGAGGAAG aaataacgTTATCTTACTCGGCGACAGCATGGGTGATATACACATGGATGTGggtgtggaaaaaaatggagcaaCGCTAAAGATAGGTTTTCTCAATTCAGAT GTAGATAACCTATTAGAGCACTATTTGGACGTGTACGATGTAGTTTTGGTACGGGACCAATCAATGCAAATTCCCGACGCCATCGTACAAATGATCGCGGGTGACTACCTGAAATGCTCCTAG
- a CDS encoding hypothetical protein (NECATOR_CHRI.G2894.T4), producing the protein MLHANEIRNLVRCSRLIWRREVRQFLELLERSSIPLVIFSAGVTNIINEAIGQLIGHIPTNIAVAANVMYFSKDGYVSGFTNPPLHSLCKNVSRLRELIDDLDEKYADRTNILVVGDSDSDASMVDEWEEKRLLKVGLQAQERPPLKSFDIVVKGSDCSRLTDIITARCNTNTTSFLFAVSCSSGAYLVNGQPRTRSGRPRMRAWTRLRSDLVTRKKLLTTKPREISISRRVLASLPTAQQLQVIEMPTAVTFPLPVVEEHRRTVPEQNFDVIFNRPHIMMRDRESVERKLRTMIGDGKQKLMIISDFDYTLSRFEDPGGGRCWTTHGVFDNCTKQYDPELANKFEHLKEKYFPIEFDPKLSLEQKIPYMEEWWKASHGHIVSAKFDKSTIESFVRNSKIVLRDQAEAMMQRLDQLGIPLVVFSAGIGNIIEIFLQQKLGHMPPNVHIISNMMNFNENGIVVSFSQPLIHTFCKNSSVIRKEAEFFHEFRGRNNVILLGDSMGDIHMDVGVEKNGATLKIGFLNSDVDNLLEHYLDVYDVVLVRDQSMQIPDAIVQMIAGDYLKCS; encoded by the exons ATGCTGCATGCTAATGAAATCCGAAACCTGGTGCGATGTTCTAGACTCATTTGGAG GCGAGAAGTGCGTCAATTTTTGGAATTACTTGAACGGTCTTCTATCCCTTTAGTAATATTCTCGGCTGGAgtaacaaatataataaatgaggCCATAGGACAACTCATTGGACACATTCCTACCAATATAGCAGTCGCAGCCAATGTTATGTACTTCAGCAAG GATGGCTATGTTTCTGGCTTCACGAATCCTCCCCTTCACTCGCTATGTAAAAATGTTTCCCGGTTGAGAGAACTAATTGATGATTTGGACGAAAAGTACGCGGACAGAACGAACATTCTTGTGGTTGGCGACTCGGATAGTGACGCCAGCATGGTGGACGAATGGGAAGAGAAACGTTTGTTAAAAGTTGGGCTACAAGCTCAGGAG AGACCTCCACTGAAATCTTTCGATATTGTCGTGAAAGGTTCCGACTGCAGCCGTTTGACGGATATT ATCACCGCTCGATGCAATACTAATACGACCTCATTTCTGTTTGCGGTCTCATGCTCTTCGGGTGCTTATCTTGTG AACGGTCAACCTAGAACGAGATCAGGCCGGCCCCGGATGCGTGCATGGACTCGTCTGCGATCAGATCTTGTTAcccgaaaaaaattgctcaccACAAAACCTCGTGAGATTAGCATATCCCGTAGAG TGCTTGCTTCACTGCCAACCGCCCAACAGCTACAAGTGATAGAAATGCCAACAGCAGTTACATTCCCGCTTCCGGTAGTCGAGGAGCACAGGAG AACTGTACCTGAGCAAAATTTCGATGTGATTTTCAATCGTCCTCATATAATGATGCGTGATCGCGAATCGGTCGAACGGAAGCTGAGGACCATGATCGGTGACGGCAAGCAGAAACTTATG ATCATCTCCGACTTTGATTACACCTTGTCGAGATTTGAAGACCCTGGCGGAGGACGATGTTGGACGACTCATGGCGTATTCGATAACTGTACGAAACAGTACGATCCAGAATTAGCTAACAAG TTCGAACACCTCAAGGAAAAGTATTTTCCCATAGAGTTTGATCCGAAACTTTCTCTAGAACAAAAGATTCCATATATGGAGGAATG gtggaaagcTTCTCATGGTCATATTGTTTCGGCAAAATTCGATAAATCTACCATCGAAAGCTTTGTGCGCAACTCAAAAATTGTGCTCAG AGATCAAGCTGAAGCGATGATGCAAAGGCTGGACCAACTCGGTATACCGCTAGTAGTTTTCTCAGCTGGTATTGGCAATATCATTGAGATATTCTTGCAACAAAAACTCGGCCATATGCCTCCAAACGTCCACATCATTTCCAACATGATGAACTTCAATGAGAAC GGCATTGTGGTCTCCTTTTCGCAGCCCCTTATCCAcacattttgtaaaaattcgtCCGTAATCCGGAAGGAAGCGGaatttttccacgaatttAGAGGAAG aaataacgTTATCTTACTCGGCGACAGCATGGGTGATATACACATGGATGTGggtgtggaaaaaaatggagcaaCGCTAAAGATAGGTTTTCTCAATTCAGAT GTAGATAACCTATTAGAGCACTATTTGGACGTGTACGATGTAGTTTTGGTACGGGACCAATCAATGCAAATTCCCGACGCCATCGTACAAATGATCGCGGGTGACTACCTGAAATGCTCCTAG